In one Trichlorobacter lovleyi SZ genomic region, the following are encoded:
- a CDS encoding two-component system sensor histidine kinase NtrB, translating to MKALPSLSKLFLNRFIPASLVYISSMLFLFEVDEHAHKTFLTQIGVRSDDQFLGQLHAHLLSSLVPVGLLLFVAMSAVCLLFAIKRKQQLASDARQQEHLYKIQLLLDSTQEGIYGTDHHGCCTMANKACARMLGFDTPEQLLGQQMHNLMHHTRPDGSHYPAEECTAHRMSETGVVNVIENELFWRRDGSSFPVSYSVLPMRDGQQAVGMVCSFMDITEKLQIEEQLRQAQKMEAVGQLSGGIAHDFNNILQIVSNNTRLAMERFNADDPVYTSLQEMITAVERGSNLTRSMLAFSRKQFMRMKPLELNRMLADALILGRKLLPKTVQLEFIPCQEPLHITADSTLLQQVLFNLLTNARDAMPNGGTITIETRLVLIPDPELLRLHNSSHRGPFARMMVTDQGSGIPEEIRQKIFDPFFTTKEVGQGTGLGLSMAFGTLQQHGGFVSIASSSDEGTTIAVCLPIQEPGV from the coding sequence ATGAAAGCGCTTCCGTCATTGAGCAAATTGTTTCTAAACCGCTTTATTCCGGCCTCTTTGGTCTATATCAGCAGCATGTTGTTTCTCTTTGAAGTGGATGAGCATGCCCACAAGACCTTCCTGACACAGATCGGAGTTCGGTCTGATGATCAGTTTTTAGGTCAATTGCATGCGCATCTGCTGAGTTCGCTGGTACCGGTCGGATTACTGCTCTTTGTGGCGATGAGCGCTGTCTGCCTGCTTTTTGCCATCAAGCGCAAACAGCAGCTTGCCAGTGATGCCAGACAGCAGGAGCATCTTTACAAAATCCAGTTATTACTGGACTCAACCCAGGAGGGGATCTACGGTACTGATCATCATGGTTGCTGCACCATGGCCAACAAGGCCTGTGCCCGGATGCTGGGGTTTGACACCCCGGAACAGTTGCTGGGACAGCAGATGCACAACCTGATGCACCACACCAGACCGGATGGCAGCCACTATCCGGCTGAGGAGTGTACGGCCCACCGGATGAGCGAAACCGGCGTGGTCAATGTGATTGAGAATGAACTGTTCTGGCGCAGGGATGGCAGCTCGTTCCCGGTCTCCTATAGTGTTTTGCCGATGCGGGATGGTCAGCAGGCGGTGGGGATGGTCTGCAGTTTTATGGACATTACGGAAAAACTGCAGATTGAGGAACAGCTACGGCAGGCCCAGAAGATGGAGGCGGTGGGCCAGCTTTCCGGTGGTATCGCCCATGACTTCAACAACATTCTACAGATTGTCTCAAACAACACCCGCCTGGCCATGGAGCGATTTAACGCCGATGATCCGGTGTATACCAGCCTGCAGGAGATGATCACGGCGGTGGAGCGAGGATCAAACCTGACCCGCAGTATGCTGGCGTTCAGCCGCAAGCAGTTTATGCGGATGAAACCACTGGAACTGAACCGAATGCTGGCTGACGCGCTCATATTAGGCCGGAAACTGTTGCCCAAGACGGTACAGCTTGAGTTCATCCCTTGTCAGGAACCGCTGCATATTACGGCTGACAGCACCCTGCTGCAGCAGGTGCTGTTTAATCTGCTGACCAATGCCCGTGATGCCATGCCCAACGGCGGCACGATTACGATTGAAACCAGGCTGGTACTGATTCCAGATCCAGAGTTGTTACGGCTCCACAACTCATCCCACCGTGGACCATTTGCCCGCATGATGGTGACTGATCAGGGCTCTGGTATTCCTGAAGAAATCAGGCAGAAGATCTTTGATCCGTTCTTTACCACCAAAGAGGTGGGGCAAGGCACCGGACTGGGGCTTTCCATGGCCTTTGGCACCCTGCAGCAGCATGGTGGTTTTGTCTCCATAGCCTCATCCTCAGACGAAGGCACGACCATTGCGGTTTGCCTGCCGATTCAGGAACCAGGAGTCTGA
- a CDS encoding response regulator, which produces MSRILIAEEHPESRKVMADLCMEAGYSVTVTTTAAGVLQGILKKTAQVILLGSSFDELAATDLIPLFKKCCRNLTIILVSNEVSLPVIRKMRNEGIFYHLLRPVLPEDREELKQVINCALHQPKRCYC; this is translated from the coding sequence ATGAGCCGTATCTTGATTGCTGAGGAGCACCCTGAATCCCGCAAGGTGATGGCAGATCTCTGCATGGAGGCAGGCTACAGTGTGACCGTCACCACCACCGCAGCCGGCGTGCTACAGGGAATCCTGAAGAAAACAGCACAGGTGATTCTGTTGGGCAGCAGCTTTGATGAACTTGCCGCAACAGACCTGATCCCGCTCTTTAAAAAATGTTGCAGAAATCTGACCATCATCCTGGTTTCAAATGAGGTATCGCTGCCGGTGATACGCAAGATGCGCAATGAAGGAATTTTTTATCACCTGCTGCGACCGGTACTGCCGGAAGACAGAGAAGAGTTGAAGCAGGTTATCAACTGTGCCTTACACCAACCAAAGCGTTGTTACTGCTAA